A genomic window from Algoriphagus sp. Y33 includes:
- a CDS encoding winged helix-turn-helix domain-containing protein: MTLQQLQRATLKSQRLTQVSPFGNGKIAVLNALEHLGYIQIDTLSIVERAHHHTLWTRIPDYKPGYLEELVSERKVFEYWFHAASYLPMKDFRYALPQMLDVKRNKSHYYNADPKVMRYVMDTIRWEGPKKSRDFESISKKPGNWWSWKPTKLALERLFMQGDLMICGRSGMQKTYDISERVLPDNIDTTEPTPMEFAEYLAKTYLLAYGFTTLKQITHLRKGELLKKNVTEVLNSMLQQGTVQQVPIEGMPSVFVQSDLVDKIYRKPTPSVRLLSPFDNSIIHRDRIKQLFGFDFRLECYTPREKRQYGYFCLPILFGDTFIGRVDCKTHRKEKQLELIHLHIENTTIDIEAWLAPFIAAVNSFADFNNCHYLTLTKVSPSTLTNTLKQAFPKF, translated from the coding sequence TTGACATTACAACAACTTCAGCGTGCAACATTAAAAAGTCAACGATTAACGCAAGTATCTCCATTTGGAAATGGCAAAATCGCAGTGCTTAACGCTTTGGAACACCTTGGGTATATACAAATAGATACATTATCAATAGTCGAACGTGCACATCACCATACACTATGGACAAGAATCCCAGACTATAAACCCGGATATCTGGAAGAGTTAGTATCGGAGCGCAAAGTATTTGAGTATTGGTTTCACGCTGCTTCATATCTTCCAATGAAAGACTTTCGCTACGCACTACCCCAAATGCTGGATGTGAAACGAAATAAATCCCACTATTATAATGCAGATCCAAAAGTCATGCGCTATGTAATGGATACAATCCGCTGGGAAGGGCCAAAAAAATCAAGAGATTTTGAAAGTATAAGTAAAAAACCGGGGAATTGGTGGAGTTGGAAACCAACCAAACTGGCTCTGGAAAGGCTTTTTATGCAAGGAGATTTAATGATTTGCGGGCGAAGCGGTATGCAAAAAACCTATGACATCAGCGAAAGAGTGCTTCCGGACAACATTGACACGACGGAACCAACTCCAATGGAGTTTGCTGAATATTTGGCAAAAACATATCTACTTGCCTATGGATTTACTACACTAAAACAAATTACACATCTGAGGAAGGGAGAATTGTTAAAAAAGAATGTAACTGAAGTTTTAAATTCAATGCTGCAGCAAGGCACCGTACAACAAGTCCCTATTGAAGGCATGCCTTCTGTTTTTGTACAAAGTGATTTAGTCGATAAAATATATAGAAAACCAACTCCTAGTGTCCGGCTTCTCTCACCGTTTGACAATTCAATTATTCATCGTGACCGCATCAAACAGCTTTTTGGTTTTGATTTTCGTCTTGAATGCTACACACCAAGAGAAAAAAGACAGTACGGATACTTCTGTTTACCTATTTTATTCGGAGACACATTTATAGGCAGAGTGGATTGCAAAACGCATCGAAAAGAGAAACAACTCGAGCTAATACACTTACACATTGAAAATACAACTATCGACATTGAAGCATGGCTAGCCCCCTTTATAGCAGCAGTAAATAGCTTTGCTGATTTCAACAACTGTCACTATTTAACACTTACAAAAGTCAGCCCGTCCACATTGACAAACACATTAAAGCAAGCTTTTCCAAAGTTTTGA
- a CDS encoding ABC transporter permease — translation MWKNYLRIAYRNLLKHKIFSTINLLGLALGMTACLIILQYVRFELSYDRFHEKSDRIYRVQHDRYSDGELQYQKAQAFIPTGEAMMNEYPEVEDYTTMFRISAESDIVMTHLADDGEMLRFPEKEVYHVKGNFFEVFSFPIIEGNSEIKQLEPKTVLVSQSTASKYFGNESAIGKIISHNYAENYEIIGVFEDVPGNAHMKFDFLFAWQEVSSDGGDNENWRWDGFYTYLLLTPDADIPVLEGKFPSFVEKYKASNVNASINSAFSLQPLTSIHLNSNLLAEAEPNSEAKIVYALLAIAVFVMIIAWINFINLSISRSLERSKEVGVRKVIGSSRLQLIKQFLTESLVMNLLAISLSCIFLYLLDPYISSFIGGGSALSLFSSTDFLIGIILLILIGSALAGMYPAFVTSSFKPVLALKGGYTNHHKGSLFSLKHGLIVFQFMISIGLIAASTVAYRQLSLMKNSSLGIDIKSTMVVNTQKTFGPPGSDSVFTSRLNTFRDKLNANKGVKGITASHDIPGKEHLSMMPNFRHFKNTDELVTLYFTRMDYDFIPTFNVDLIAGRNFIEGVDNRSSIILNMEAVQVLGFENPEEAIGHGVNWGNENLAKAEIVGVVDFRAVSYKESNYPVAYTSTFFPYKYVSVKFDEINGANAAEHVAMIQNSWNSVFPDQPFEFFFLDDFFNSQYQADQKFGQLLSAFTFLAIIVAGLGLYGITLLTVSQRIKEVGLRKIMGASVSQIVSLLSKQFMVLVLVAGVLSVPIIKFTMEQWLANYPYRVEISWWIYMLPIAMILLITCFTISFQIIKASLINPAKLLRHE, via the coding sequence ATGTGGAAAAACTACTTACGCATAGCTTATCGGAATCTTCTCAAGCATAAAATTTTTAGCACCATCAACCTACTCGGTCTTGCACTGGGAATGACCGCATGCCTGATCATATTGCAGTATGTCAGATTTGAATTGAGTTATGACCGTTTTCACGAAAAGTCTGACCGAATCTACAGAGTCCAACATGACCGATATTCCGACGGGGAACTCCAATATCAAAAAGCTCAGGCATTTATACCTACAGGTGAAGCAATGATGAATGAATATCCTGAGGTGGAAGATTACACCACCATGTTCAGAATCAGTGCGGAATCAGATATAGTCATGACCCATTTGGCAGATGATGGTGAAATGTTAAGGTTCCCCGAAAAGGAAGTTTACCACGTGAAAGGAAATTTCTTTGAAGTCTTTTCCTTTCCCATCATAGAAGGGAATTCAGAAATCAAACAGTTGGAGCCAAAGACGGTCTTGGTTTCCCAATCCACTGCATCTAAATATTTTGGAAACGAATCTGCTATCGGAAAAATAATCAGTCATAATTATGCGGAAAATTATGAGATAATAGGTGTTTTTGAGGATGTTCCCGGGAATGCACATATGAAATTTGACTTCCTCTTTGCTTGGCAGGAAGTATCAAGTGATGGAGGTGATAATGAAAACTGGAGATGGGACGGGTTCTACACCTATCTTTTGTTAACTCCTGATGCTGATATTCCAGTATTGGAGGGGAAATTCCCATCATTTGTAGAAAAATATAAAGCAAGCAATGTAAATGCCAGCATCAATTCGGCATTCTCACTTCAGCCGCTGACATCCATTCATCTAAATTCCAACTTACTGGCTGAGGCAGAACCCAACAGTGAGGCAAAAATCGTCTATGCCTTATTGGCTATAGCTGTTTTTGTGATGATCATTGCCTGGATCAACTTTATCAATTTATCAATCTCCAGATCACTGGAAAGATCGAAGGAAGTTGGAGTCCGAAAAGTCATCGGATCCAGCAGATTGCAGCTTATAAAGCAGTTCCTAACTGAATCGCTTGTAATGAACCTACTGGCAATTTCCCTTTCATGCATTTTCTTGTATTTACTTGACCCATATATTTCATCTTTCATCGGTGGAGGATCAGCTCTTTCACTTTTTTCCAGTACTGATTTTCTCATAGGAATTATATTGCTTATACTCATTGGCAGTGCATTGGCCGGAATGTACCCTGCATTTGTCACCTCTTCCTTTAAGCCTGTACTTGCGCTGAAAGGTGGCTACACAAATCATCACAAGGGATCACTTTTCAGTCTGAAACATGGTCTGATTGTATTTCAGTTTATGATTTCCATTGGGTTGATTGCCGCTTCTACTGTTGCTTACCGACAACTCAGCTTAATGAAAAACAGCAGCTTGGGCATCGACATCAAAAGCACTATGGTCGTCAATACCCAAAAGACTTTTGGCCCTCCAGGATCTGATTCTGTCTTTACCAGCAGACTGAATACCTTTAGAGATAAACTGAATGCAAATAAGGGGGTGAAAGGAATAACAGCTTCGCATGATATCCCGGGAAAAGAACACCTGAGTATGATGCCAAATTTTAGACATTTTAAAAATACGGATGAACTTGTAACCCTTTACTTCACCCGTATGGACTATGATTTTATTCCAACATTTAATGTCGATTTAATTGCCGGAAGGAATTTTATTGAGGGTGTAGACAATCGGTCCTCGATAATATTAAACATGGAAGCTGTTCAGGTTTTAGGATTTGAAAATCCTGAAGAAGCCATAGGCCATGGAGTCAATTGGGGAAATGAAAATCTGGCGAAAGCTGAAATTGTAGGGGTCGTGGATTTCAGGGCAGTTTCGTATAAAGAATCTAACTATCCCGTGGCTTACACCTCTACTTTCTTTCCTTACAAATATGTCTCTGTCAAATTTGATGAGATCAATGGAGCAAACGCAGCAGAGCATGTAGCGATGATCCAGAATAGTTGGAATTCAGTTTTTCCCGATCAGCCGTTTGAATTTTTCTTTTTGGATGATTTTTTCAACAGTCAATACCAAGCCGACCAGAAATTTGGGCAGCTGCTGAGTGCCTTTACTTTTCTAGCAATTATAGTGGCTGGTTTAGGGCTTTACGGAATCACCCTCCTTACTGTATCTCAGCGGATTAAAGAAGTGGGATTACGGAAAATCATGGGCGCCTCAGTCTCCCAGATAGTCTCTTTACTTTCGAAGCAATTCATGGTCTTAGTTCTAGTGGCAGGGGTGCTTTCCGTTCCGATTATTAAGTTTACTATGGAGCAATGGCTGGCAAACTACCCTTATCGGGTTGAAATTTCCTGGTGGATCTATATGCTTCCAATAGCCATGATTTTACTGATTACCTGCTTTACCATAAGCTTCCAGATTATTAAAGCCTCCCTGATTAATCCCGCGAAATTGCTTAGGCATGAATAG
- a CDS encoding Txe/YoeB family addiction module toxin: MNIIFSNRAWEDYLYWNATDKKIFKKINSLIKECQRTPFSGIGKPEPLKHELSGAWSRRIDREHRLVYRVKDDPLEIAQCRHHY, encoded by the coding sequence ATGAACATTATTTTTTCAAATCGAGCTTGGGAGGATTACCTCTATTGGAATGCTACAGATAAAAAGATCTTCAAGAAAATTAATTCGTTGATCAAAGAATGTCAACGCACTCCTTTTTCAGGAATTGGCAAACCCGAACCACTGAAGCACGAGCTATCCGGTGCATGGTCACGAAGAATTGACCGGGAGCATCGGCTGGTGTACCGAGTCAAAGACGACCCATTGGAGATTGCTCAGTGTAGACATCATTATTAG
- a CDS encoding proline dehydrogenase family protein has protein sequence MPAKPTISFENLKVAFASKSDSELRKMYMVFAMLNNKFVSNLGIALTNLGFRLHLPIKGIMKRTMFGHFCGGETIAESTSAAQKLAEYGVESTLDYSVEGEGDEASYDQTCAEILKTIEKAENQSSLPFAVFKVTGLGDYQIMTKMQAGEMLSKEESLAFDRMKKRVDQLCSTAFQKGIKILVDAEESWFQDVIDELAYEAMEKYNLKTCIVYNTYQMYRHDMLARLKAAEAVAKAKGYLLGAKLVRGAYMEKEAERAAEMGYQSPIQPSKSATDKDYDLGVGFCIEHGVYLVSGSHNEASNHLVVKLIEKHGIDKNSDRVFFAQLYGMSDNISFNLADAGYRVLKYVPYGPVEKVMPYLIRRASENSSIAGQSSREFSLIKREITRRKSEDRRP, from the coding sequence ATGCCCGCCAAACCCACTATTTCTTTTGAGAATTTAAAGGTTGCCTTTGCATCAAAAAGTGATTCAGAACTCAGAAAAATGTACATGGTTTTTGCCATGTTGAACAATAAATTTGTCTCCAATCTCGGAATTGCCCTGACTAATTTGGGCTTTAGGCTTCATTTGCCTATAAAAGGGATTATGAAGCGGACGATGTTCGGGCATTTTTGTGGAGGAGAGACGATAGCGGAAAGCACATCGGCCGCACAGAAATTAGCCGAATACGGAGTGGAAAGCACACTCGATTATTCGGTAGAGGGAGAAGGGGATGAAGCAAGTTATGATCAGACTTGCGCCGAGATCTTGAAAACTATTGAGAAAGCGGAGAATCAATCGTCTTTGCCATTTGCTGTATTTAAGGTGACAGGGCTTGGTGATTATCAGATCATGACTAAGATGCAAGCGGGGGAGATGCTTTCAAAGGAAGAAAGCCTTGCGTTTGACCGAATGAAAAAGCGGGTAGATCAATTGTGCAGTACAGCTTTCCAAAAGGGAATAAAAATATTGGTTGATGCAGAGGAGTCTTGGTTTCAGGATGTGATTGATGAGTTGGCGTACGAAGCCATGGAGAAGTACAATCTAAAAACCTGCATTGTATACAATACTTATCAGATGTACAGACATGATATGCTGGCCCGTCTGAAAGCAGCTGAAGCGGTAGCAAAAGCTAAAGGCTACTTATTGGGAGCAAAGTTGGTACGTGGCGCATATATGGAAAAAGAGGCAGAACGTGCAGCTGAAATGGGCTATCAAAGTCCGATTCAGCCTAGCAAATCAGCAACGGATAAAGACTATGATCTGGGGGTGGGGTTCTGCATCGAACATGGTGTGTATCTGGTCAGCGGCTCGCACAATGAAGCGAGTAACCACCTGGTGGTAAAACTGATCGAGAAGCATGGTATAGATAAAAATTCAGATCGGGTATTCTTTGCGCAGCTCTATGGAATGAGTGACAATATTTCCTTCAATCTAGCTGATGCAGGATACCGAGTCTTGAAATATGTGCCATATGGTCCTGTGGAAAAAGTGATGCCATATCTAATCCGTAGAGCTTCTGAAAATTCCAGTATTGCAGGACAAAGCAGTAGGGAGTTTTCGTTGATAAAGCGTGAGATCACAAGACGGAAGTCGGAAGACCGAAGACCGTAG
- a CDS encoding type II toxin-antitoxin system Phd/YefM family antitoxin, whose protein sequence is MDVTTYSNFRQNLKSHLDDVVNDQKALYVTRANGEDVVVLSKSDYEGLQETYYLMRSPKNAERLMEALKELDEGGGIKRDLIEIDE, encoded by the coding sequence ATGGATGTCACTACCTACTCTAATTTTCGCCAGAATCTGAAGTCCCATCTCGACGATGTGGTCAACGACCAGAAAGCCTTGTATGTCACCCGAGCCAATGGCGAAGATGTCGTTGTCCTATCCAAATCCGACTATGAAGGACTACAGGAAACCTACTATCTGATGAGAAGCCCAAAAAATGCTGAACGATTGATGGAAGCACTCAAAGAATTGGATGAAGGAGGAGGAATTAAAAGAGACCTAATTGAAATAGATGAATAG
- the rapA gene encoding RNA polymerase-associated protein RapA: protein MGEFFLNQRYTSSGEPELGVGIVTEVSKGKVRIFFPVPDEVRLYSIESAPLLRTIFKPGHTIVDQQGHAMLIEEVKFENGLYVYFGGNRALGESELGDVSISHTVDDRLFAGDIDSPEFFALRRETLDHNYQRRISPVHGFVGGKIDLIPHQLYIAHEVSSRFAPRVLLSDQVGLGKTIEACLILHRLLVTGRISRVLILVPESLIHQWFVEVLRKFNLWFNIFDEERCSALEKGAPEVNPFLDDQLVICSIEFLAGSKKRTQQAISASWDMLVVDEAHHLEWSVDEVSPDYGIVELLSKVAKGLLLLTATPEQLGVESHFARLRLLDPNRYNNYDDFIHESDGNKDIAAIVEKLSSGKDLKAKDLRLLESIFSKERIALLANKDELTTHNLIEDLLDQYGPGRVLFRNTRLAMSGFPERIAQLIPLQERENHSLWIERLTREFSLDMERESETKPEQELWFEEDPRVEWLVGKMEEMHPEKMLLICTSKEKVLALESALSNFPEFTASVFHEDLTLVQRDRNAAWFAEPDGAQILLCSEIGSEGRNFQFAHHLILFDMPFHPELLEQRIGRLDRIGQKKDITIHIPYLLGSPQELIVRWFHEGLDAFNRNLEGGNLISKLFSERLLNITKIPSFEGAQKELEILITETAEYQIELKKALAEGRDKLLEMNSFRPKIAKRLIEQIQAEDNDPTLETYLTKVFRHFDIEMEDLASRTYLLHPASFSAEVFPSIPREGIQVTFDRKRALSREDVSFLTWDHPMATGAIDKVLGSTLGTASCGLIRGTGNPGLLLELIFVLETAGKKSTDIDRFLPDTPLRIVVDHTAKEVTDSYSVAMLNKNLVPGRIEPLLENEAFVDTLLPNMILSATEIAEQMGEQEIKKGLERMKLTLDHEINRLTALQKKNKDIRADEIQAGLEERNTLSALIKKARVRLDAVQLIRKE from the coding sequence ATGGGAGAATTTTTTCTAAATCAACGATATACCAGTTCCGGAGAACCTGAACTCGGAGTGGGCATAGTGACAGAAGTCAGTAAAGGCAAGGTGAGGATATTCTTTCCGGTGCCAGACGAAGTGAGACTGTATTCAATAGAAAGTGCTCCTTTGCTCCGAACTATTTTTAAACCAGGACATACCATCGTAGATCAGCAAGGACATGCGATGTTGATTGAAGAAGTTAAATTTGAAAATGGGCTGTATGTGTACTTTGGGGGCAACAGAGCGTTGGGTGAGTCCGAACTTGGAGATGTATCTATCTCGCATACGGTGGATGATCGGCTATTTGCGGGAGATATTGATTCGCCAGAATTTTTTGCGCTGCGCAGAGAAACGCTCGATCATAATTATCAAAGAAGAATTTCTCCGGTACATGGATTTGTTGGGGGTAAAATTGATTTGATTCCTCATCAACTATACATAGCCCATGAGGTGAGTTCGCGGTTTGCGCCCCGTGTTTTGCTATCCGATCAGGTTGGACTGGGAAAAACTATTGAGGCTTGCCTTATTCTTCACCGCTTATTGGTGACTGGTAGAATATCAAGGGTACTTATCCTTGTTCCCGAATCCTTGATCCACCAGTGGTTTGTGGAAGTATTGAGAAAGTTTAATCTCTGGTTTAACATTTTCGATGAAGAACGTTGTTCGGCTCTTGAAAAAGGTGCGCCAGAGGTAAATCCATTTCTCGATGATCAGCTTGTTATTTGTAGCATCGAATTTTTGGCAGGTTCAAAAAAACGCACCCAACAGGCCATTTCTGCCAGCTGGGACATGCTGGTTGTTGACGAAGCCCATCATCTTGAGTGGTCAGTTGACGAGGTAAGCCCAGACTATGGTATTGTAGAATTGCTGAGTAAGGTGGCAAAAGGGTTACTACTCCTTACTGCTACGCCGGAGCAATTAGGGGTAGAAAGTCATTTTGCACGACTTAGGTTACTTGACCCCAACAGGTATAACAATTACGATGATTTTATCCACGAATCTGACGGAAATAAAGATATTGCTGCTATCGTCGAAAAGCTCTCGTCAGGAAAAGACTTAAAAGCTAAAGACCTCAGGCTGTTAGAATCCATTTTCTCTAAAGAAAGAATCGCCTTGCTAGCCAATAAAGATGAACTTACAACGCACAACCTAATTGAAGATTTGCTCGATCAGTATGGTCCGGGTAGGGTTCTATTTCGAAATACCCGATTGGCTATGAGCGGATTCCCCGAGCGTATTGCCCAGCTGATTCCCCTTCAGGAAAGAGAAAATCATAGCCTTTGGATCGAGCGCTTAACAAGAGAGTTTTCCTTGGATATGGAAAGGGAATCCGAAACAAAACCTGAACAGGAATTGTGGTTTGAAGAAGATCCGCGAGTGGAGTGGCTGGTTGGGAAAATGGAGGAAATGCATCCTGAAAAGATGCTCTTAATATGCACCTCCAAAGAAAAAGTACTGGCATTAGAATCGGCTTTAAGTAATTTCCCGGAATTTACAGCAAGCGTTTTTCACGAAGACCTCACACTTGTACAGCGGGATAGAAACGCTGCATGGTTTGCTGAGCCTGATGGGGCGCAAATACTCCTCTGCTCAGAAATAGGGAGTGAAGGCCGGAATTTTCAATTCGCCCATCACCTCATTCTTTTTGACATGCCCTTCCATCCCGAATTGCTGGAGCAGCGAATAGGCCGCCTTGACCGAATAGGACAGAAGAAGGACATTACTATACATATTCCGTATCTACTTGGCAGTCCACAAGAGCTCATTGTCAGGTGGTTCCATGAAGGACTGGATGCTTTTAATAGAAATCTTGAGGGAGGCAATCTTATTTCTAAATTGTTCAGTGAGCGATTACTCAACATTACCAAAATACCATCATTCGAAGGGGCTCAGAAGGAACTGGAAATATTGATTACAGAAACAGCTGAATATCAAATAGAACTCAAGAAAGCCCTTGCTGAGGGACGCGATAAATTGCTGGAAATGAACTCATTTCGTCCGAAAATAGCAAAAAGATTGATTGAGCAAATCCAGGCGGAAGATAATGATCCCACATTAGAAACATATCTAACGAAAGTCTTCAGGCATTTTGACATAGAGATGGAAGACCTTGCGTCAAGGACGTACCTGTTGCATCCGGCTTCATTTAGCGCAGAAGTGTTTCCGTCCATCCCGCGGGAAGGCATCCAGGTGACCTTTGATAGAAAACGGGCGCTCAGCAGGGAGGATGTAAGCTTTCTTACCTGGGATCATCCCATGGCAACCGGTGCTATTGATAAGGTGCTAGGCTCGACCTTGGGAACTGCCAGCTGTGGATTGATTCGGGGAACTGGCAATCCAGGCCTATTACTTGAATTAATCTTTGTCCTTGAAACAGCCGGCAAGAAAAGTACTGATATAGACCGGTTCCTTCCCGATACACCGCTTAGAATTGTAGTAGACCATACAGCTAAAGAAGTAACAGATAGCTATTCGGTAGCAATGCTAAACAAAAACTTAGTACCCGGTAGAATAGAACCCTTACTAGAAAATGAAGCATTTGTAGATACCCTACTGCCGAATATGATTTTATCCGCTACAGAAATCGCTGAGCAAATGGGTGAACAAGAAATTAAAAAGGGTTTAGAGCGGATGAAATTAACTTTGGATCATGAAATCAATCGGCTTACCGCCTTGCAAAAAAAGAACAAAGATATTAGGGCGGATGAAATTCAGGCAGGGCTGGAAGAGCG
- the lysS gene encoding lysine--tRNA ligase, translating into MQLLSEQEIERRKDREELMKLGINPYPAESFPINVTAEDIHRNYENRKNDYKSISIAGRLMSRRIMGSASFGEIQDATGRLQFYVRRDDICEGEDKTLYNSVFKKLLGIGDFLGLKGYIFTTQTGEISLHVTELTVLSKSVKPLPVVKRDEDGNVHDGFTDPELRYRQRYVDMTVNPEVKKTFITRSRIITQMRRYFDDHGWLEVETPILQAVHGGAAASPFKTHHNSLDMPLFLRIANELYLKRLIVGGFDGVYEFGKMFRNEGMDRTHNPEFTSMEIYVAYKDYIWMMEMVEEMIEQVTESIHGKTKITVGKNEIEFAGPYRRLTMYDSIKEYAGIDVSKLDEEGLRQVCADLGIETDATMGKGKLVDEIFSEKVEANLIQPTYITDYPIEMTPLAKKHRTEPGLVERFELFVNGKEIGNAYTELNDPIDQRERFEDQLKLAERGDDEAMAMDEDFLRALEYGMPPTSGLGIGIDRLTMLMTNNTTIQEVLFFPQMRPEKKQVEMTEEEKGIFELLKAESPVAIADLKGKAGLSGKKWDVAMKGLTGKGVAKVTKEGDEISVSLVD; encoded by the coding sequence ATGCAACTTTTGAGCGAACAGGAAATAGAAAGACGTAAGGATCGGGAAGAACTGATGAAGCTGGGGATCAATCCCTATCCAGCTGAGTCATTTCCAATCAATGTCACTGCGGAGGATATTCATCGTAACTATGAAAATCGCAAGAATGACTATAAGAGCATTTCGATAGCAGGCCGTTTGATGAGCCGTAGAATCATGGGTTCGGCCTCCTTTGGCGAGATTCAGGATGCTACCGGTAGGCTGCAATTCTATGTCCGCCGTGATGATATCTGTGAAGGCGAAGACAAGACGTTATATAATTCCGTTTTCAAAAAGCTCTTGGGAATCGGTGATTTCCTAGGCTTGAAAGGTTATATTTTTACAACTCAAACAGGTGAGATATCTCTTCACGTAACTGAGTTGACAGTGCTTTCCAAATCAGTAAAGCCACTTCCTGTGGTGAAAAGAGACGAAGATGGAAATGTACACGATGGATTTACAGATCCGGAGTTGAGATACCGTCAGCGCTACGTAGATATGACGGTAAATCCGGAGGTGAAGAAGACTTTTATCACCCGCTCCAGAATCATCACTCAGATGCGTCGCTATTTCGACGATCATGGATGGCTGGAAGTGGAGACTCCTATCCTTCAGGCTGTACACGGAGGAGCTGCGGCAAGCCCTTTCAAAACCCATCACAATAGCTTGGATATGCCGCTTTTCCTGAGAATTGCGAATGAACTATACCTGAAGCGGTTGATTGTAGGTGGATTTGATGGGGTGTATGAGTTTGGGAAAATGTTCCGAAATGAAGGCATGGACCGCACGCACAACCCTGAATTCACTTCCATGGAAATCTATGTAGCATATAAAGACTACATCTGGATGATGGAAATGGTGGAGGAAATGATCGAACAGGTGACTGAATCGATTCACGGCAAAACCAAAATAACGGTCGGTAAAAATGAAATCGAATTTGCTGGACCTTATAGAAGATTGACCATGTACGATTCCATCAAAGAATATGCTGGTATCGACGTCAGCAAGCTGGATGAGGAAGGCCTTCGTCAAGTCTGCGCTGATTTGGGCATAGAGACTGATGCGACTATGGGCAAGGGCAAACTAGTGGATGAGATCTTCTCTGAGAAGGTGGAAGCCAACCTGATCCAGCCAACCTACATCACGGATTATCCTATAGAGATGACGCCTTTGGCGAAAAAACATAGAACCGAGCCAGGTTTGGTGGAGCGTTTTGAGTTGTTTGTGAATGGAAAAGAAATCGGGAATGCCTATACCGAACTAAACGATCCTATCGATCAGCGTGAGCGCTTCGAGGATCAGTTGAAACTGGCAGAGCGTGGGGATGACGAAGCAATGGCGATGGATGAGGATTTCCTTCGTGCCTTGGAATACGGGATGCCTCCAACCTCAGGTTTAGGAATCGGTATAGACCGTCTGACTATGCTAATGACAAATAACACCACGATCCAAGAAGTACTATTCTTCCCTCAGATGAGACCAGAGAAAAAGCAGGTGGAAATGACTGAGGAGGAGAAAGGAATCTTTGAATTGCTTAAAGCAGAATCTCCAGTGGCAATCGCCGACTTGAAAGGGAAAGCTGGATTAAGTGGTAAAAAATGGGATGTAGCAATGAAAGGCCTTACAGGCAAGGGAGTTGCTAAAGTGACGAAGGAAGGTGATGAAATAAGCGTATCGCTAGTCGATTAA
- a CDS encoding KTSC domain-containing protein — MKRINEYKKLFGVEKQIDLKTLKKSYRDLVKEWHPDKFQNGDPLHAEAEIQSRRIIDGYHFLVSIAPETIEANLAAYTETINNAGIADYHHKGLLLEITFLDGTTYEYFGVTPNVYRKMINSDKLNRFAKRAIYPNYTYRKTKKSLEQV; from the coding sequence ATGAAGCGCATCAATGAATATAAGAAGCTCTTTGGAGTGGAAAAGCAAATCGATTTGAAGACCTTGAAAAAGAGTTATAGGGATTTAGTGAAGGAATGGCACCCTGACAAATTTCAAAATGGAGATCCTTTACATGCAGAAGCAGAAATACAAAGCCGAAGGATTATTGATGGTTACCATTTTTTGGTAAGTATAGCACCGGAAACCATAGAAGCTAATTTGGCCGCCTATACAGAAACGATTAACAACGCGGGGATTGCAGATTATCACCACAAGGGATTGCTGCTTGAAATCACGTTTCTTGACGGTACTACCTATGAGTACTTTGGTGTCACACCGAATGTTTATCGAAAAATGATCAATAGCGATAAGCTAAACCGTTTTGCCAAGCGGGCTATTTACCCCAATTATACCTATAGAAAGACTAAGAAAAGTTTGGAGCAGGTTTAA